A stretch of DNA from Halorubrum sp. BOL3-1:
CTCTTCGATGGCCTCTAAGATCCGATCGAGTTCGTAGTCCCACTCGCGGTCGTGTTTCAGGGCCATCCCCGTCTTCGTGAGGTCGCCCTCCGTTGAGCCGCTCATATCGAGCGAATTGTGCGTCAGGACGGTTAAACGGCGCGTTCGACCGTGCGTTTCGTCCCCGACGTTCGTGACGTTCGTAAACGTCGCGTCGCGTCCGACCTCTCAGAGGACGTTACCCGTAAGCAGGCGGGCGATCCACGCCCGCACGCCGGGCAGTACCGCGTCTTCCTCGACCGCGACCGGGTCCCGGTCGATGTCGAGGCGAACGCGATCCGTGCCCCCGCGTTCGCCGTCCTCGCGAGCCCAGACCAGACTCCCGTCGGAGCCTCCCGCAGGCGCGTCGCCGCGGACCGCCCAGCCGGACTCGGCGGCGACGGTGAGCCGGTCGGCGCCGAGGTACCGCGACCCCTCGCCGCCGATGACGATCGGGTTCCGGGGGGACGCGGGCGTCAACGGCGTGAAGGTCACGGCGCCGAGGTGCCGTTCCGTGGCGTTCGGGTCGCGGTACTCGACTAGCAGCACGTTCCCGTCGATTCGGGCGTCGACATCCCTCGGTTCCGCGATCCCGTCTCGAACGGCGTCCGAGACGACGTCGTGGCGGAGCGACTCGTTGGCCGCGAGCGCGTCGCCGCCGGCCGCGATGTCGACCCGTGCGTTCCACGTCGTCGACCCGTTCCCGTGAAGCGTGACGGTCAGCGAGCTCTCGCCGGCGACCACGGACGCGCCGTCCGCAGTCGTCCGATCGAGTTCGCAGACGCCACAGACCGGCGTCGGCGGTGCGCGCGCGTCGACCGGCGACGCGGCGACCACCGCGGTCACACAGAGGAGGAGCGTTACCAGTACGGCGAGGTTTCGAGGACCCATGTTCGGCCCGTGGGCAGGTTGTAAATTAAATCTACGCCGTCGACGCGGATTCAACCCGCCCGAGACGACGCGCTGCCGCGGCCGACGGACCTAATCCCCGTCCTCGCCAATCGCATCCCGATGACCGATACGTCTCCCGACGCCGACCTCCCGCTCGAACACGTTCACGTCGCGCCCGGCGAGAAGACCGACGGCCCCGCGCCCGCCGTCTTCGTCCTCCACGGCCGCGGTGCCGACGAGGAGGACCTGCTCCCGGTCGCCGCCGAACTCCCGGACGGGCTCCACGTCGTCAGCCTCCGCGCGCCGGACCCGCTCCAGGGCGGGTACACGTGGTACGAACTCGACCTCTCGGCCGGCGGACTGGAGTCGAGCCAGCCCGACGTCGACGACTTCCGGCGGAGCCTCGATCTGATCGTCGAGACCGTCGAGGCGGCGGTCGACGCCTACAACCTCGACCCCGACCGGATCGGCCTGCTCGGGTTCAGTCAGGGCGCGATCACGGGCCTCTCGCTCCTCTTAGCGGAGCCGGACCGCTACGCGTGGGTCGTCGCGCTCCACGGCTACCTCGCGGAGTCGCACGCCGACCTCGATCCGGACGGAATCGAGGGGAAACCCGTCTTCGTCGGGGCGGGCGCGGGCGACCGCGTGATCCCCGACTCGCGGTCGAACGCCGCCGTCGACCGACTGGAGGCCGTCGACGCCGCCGTCACCCGCGGGAGCTTCCCGGGCGGCCACGGCATCGGTCCGCAGGAGCTCGAGGCGGTCGTCGAGTTCGTCGAGTCGCGGGTGCGGTAGCGGGCGCGGGAATCCGACCTCGGGTCCCCGGCTCCGGCAGATTCAAGCGGCTCGGTCACGATATTCGGGCATGAGCGTCGAACAGGCCTCCATCGAGGACCTCGGCCGAGAGCTCGGCGAACGGATCGCCGAAACCGCGGAGTACGAGCGGTTCGAAGAGGCGAGAGCGGCGGTCCAGCGCGACGAGGAGGTCCAGAGCCGGATCGACGAGTTCGAGCAGTTGCGCGCGGAGTTCATGCAGGCGCGACAGACCGGACAGGCAACGAACGAGGGGCTTCAGCGCGTCCAAGAGGCGCAGGACGAACTCCACTCGATACCTGTCATGAGCGAGTACCTCGACGCGCAAGACGAGCTCGAAGACACGCTCGAATCCGTCAACGAGGCCATCTCGGAGCCGCTCGCGGTCGACTTCGGCGGCGAGGCCGGCGGCTGCTGTCAGGACTGACCGGCGGTCGACGCACGAGCCAGGACCGACCGACGCCCACACCGCACGGCGATCACCCCCGACTCCTTATATCGGATAGCGACTCACGCCCTCCGTGATAGCCGTCGCCGGCGGCAAGGGTGGGAGCGGAAAGACGACGACTACCCTCGGGCTCGCCCGGGCGCTCTCGCGGCGCGGGGCCCCGGTTATCGCGGCCGACGCCGACTGGGACCTGCCGAACCTCGCGCGGCTGGCCGCGGAGACCGCGGCCGGTTCCGCGCCGACCGGGTCAAGATCGCGGGCCAGTAAAGAGGGCGCGCGGACGGTGCTCGACGCGGCTCGCGGGGACGAGCGGGTGCGTCTCGATCGGTCCGAGCCGACGGTCCTCGCGGCGCCCGACGCCCCCCGGTCCGTCGACGCGAACGCGGCGCTCGACGGGCTCGACGGCGCGACGCCCGACGCCGCGCCGGTGTTGCTCGACTGTCCGGCCGGCGCGTCCCCCGACGTGGCAGCGCCCCTGCGAGCGGCGGACCGCGCGCTGATCGCGACGCCGCTCAGGCGCGCCGCGCTCCGGGACGCCGCCAAGACGGCGGCGATCGCGAGGCGTCTCGACTGCCCGCCGGTCGGCGCGGTCGTGATCGGTGAGACGAACGTTCCCGACAGGGTGGCGACGCTGCTCGGCTGTCCCGTCCTCGGGGAGATTCCGGACGGCGGAGCCGCGCCGCTCTCCGACTCGAAAGTCCGGAGCGCGTACGACGACCTCGCTCGCCGACTCGGTGGGACGGCGGCGGCGACGGGATGGAAAGTCGCGTGAGGATCGCGGGGACGGGCGGCTCCGGACCGGCAGACGACGGGGCCGTCACCGGTCGAGAGGGCCGTCACCGACAGACCCAACCGTCCACGGGCGGCAGCGGTGGTATGGAGACGCTTCCGACCGGAATCTCGGCGCTGGACCGACAGTTCGGCGGCGGGCTCCCGAGCGGTAGCGTCGTCGTGTTGAAGGCGAACCCCGACAGCCAGTCCGAACTCATTCTGGACCGATTCGCCCGGGTTCGCCGGTGTCGCTACCTGACCACCGTCCGATCGGCCGGAGCGGTGGAGGCGGCGCTCAGTCTCGAGGGGGACGAGGACACGACCGTCGAGGCCGCGGACGACGCCGGCGACCTCGACGAGGCGGCGTCGTTGACGGAGGACCTCTCCGAGGGCGGGACGCTGATCGTGGACTCCGTGGAACCGCTGGAGGCGGCGGCGTCACCGTCGGCGTACGCCGAGTTCCTCGACGGAGTCCGGTCCCGGGTCGACGACGCCGACGGCGTCGCGCTGCTCCACGCGCTCCGCGGCGGGGAGAATCCCCGAACGAGGCGGGTCACGGAGCAGGTCGCAGACGTCGTGTTCGACCTCCGTACCACCGTCACCGGAACCGAGATCTCGAACCGCCTCGTCGTCTCCAAGTTCCGCGGCGGCGCCGCCCTCGAAGAGCCGCTGAAGCTGAAGCTCACCGACGAGGTCGCGGTCGACACGAGCCGCGACATCGCCTGAGTCCCTCCGGTGTTCCCGCAGCCGACTCGGTTCCCGGTTCAGACCGCGACGGCGACGACGAGAGCGACGAGGCCCGTGGCGACCGCCGCGACCGCCCAGTTCCGTGCGGTGTCGAGCGCTCCGTACGGGCCGCCCTTCCGCGAGAAGAGGTACAGCGCGTAGACGGCGAGCGGCGCCATCGCCGGGAGCCGACCGATCGAGACGACGTCGATGAACTTCGACAGCAGCGCGACCGCGACCGTCGCCGCCGCCCCGCTCGCGGCGACGACCGCGTCTTCGCGTGCCCGTTCGATCTCCACGTCCGGTGTGGGCGGGCCGGCGGTCAAAAGAGATCTGTTCGGCGGTCGGGTCGACCGGTCGAACAACGCTACGCGTAGCGACGACCGAACGCGGTCGCTCTCCGGAGAACAGAAAAAGAGAGAATCCGAACTGCCGAGCGAATCGAGGTCGGTTACTCCTCGTCGATCTCGTCGACGATCTCGTCGGCGTCGACGTCGACATCTTCGAGCGCCTCCTCGATGTCGACGTCGTCGGCGCCGCCGCCCATGCCGCCCATCATGCCGCCGAGACCGCCCATGCCGCCGCCCTCGATGACCTCCTCGACGACCACGCGGTCGAGGTCGAGGCGGCTCATCAGGTCCTGGGCGATCTGCTGTTTCTGGAACATCCACTGCTGATTCATCTGCATCGCCTGCGTCGCGGTGACGTAGAGGACGTCCTTCTCGACTTCCTCGGTCTCGACGGTCTCCTCGCCGCC
This window harbors:
- a CDS encoding alpha/beta hydrolase, whose amino-acid sequence is MTDTSPDADLPLEHVHVAPGEKTDGPAPAVFVLHGRGADEEDLLPVAAELPDGLHVVSLRAPDPLQGGYTWYELDLSAGGLESSQPDVDDFRRSLDLIVETVEAAVDAYNLDPDRIGLLGFSQGAITGLSLLLAEPDRYAWVVALHGYLAESHADLDPDGIEGKPVFVGAGAGDRVIPDSRSNAAVDRLEAVDAAVTRGSFPGGHGIGPQELEAVVEFVESRVR
- a CDS encoding P-loop NTPase; translation: MIAVAGGKGGSGKTTTTLGLARALSRRGAPVIAADADWDLPNLARLAAETAAGSAPTGSRSRASKEGARTVLDAARGDERVRLDRSEPTVLAAPDAPRSVDANAALDGLDGATPDAAPVLLDCPAGASPDVAAPLRAADRALIATPLRRAALRDAAKTAAIARRLDCPPVGAVVIGETNVPDRVATLLGCPVLGEIPDGGAAPLSDSKVRSAYDDLARRLGGTAAATGWKVA
- a CDS encoding transcriptional regulator, whose protein sequence is METLPTGISALDRQFGGGLPSGSVVVLKANPDSQSELILDRFARVRRCRYLTTVRSAGAVEAALSLEGDEDTTVEAADDAGDLDEAASLTEDLSEGGTLIVDSVEPLEAAASPSAYAEFLDGVRSRVDDADGVALLHALRGGENPRTRRVTEQVADVVFDLRTTVTGTEISNRLVVSKFRGGAALEEPLKLKLTDEVAVDTSRDIA
- a CDS encoding YlbF family regulator; translation: MSVEQASIEDLGRELGERIAETAEYERFEEARAAVQRDEEVQSRIDEFEQLRAEFMQARQTGQATNEGLQRVQEAQDELHSIPVMSEYLDAQDELEDTLESVNEAISEPLAVDFGGEAGGCCQD